A single Lactuca sativa cultivar Salinas chromosome 8, Lsat_Salinas_v11, whole genome shotgun sequence DNA region contains:
- the LOC128125827 gene encoding uncharacterized protein LOC128125827 has product MSVIAFKEIFNSSSGGSEKTYSFTAFLIHGLLGCGDDFADFANSLVTSLSTDWRMVLVDLRCHGNSTDREGLAPPNDTANAARDLANLVKSLDWDWPDVVIGHSLGGKVALQYALSCANGDYGDSAQLPKQVWVIDVGPGKAEDKSQYQELVDALQKLHTLPSLFPSQEWLLNQMIDLGFPKFLSEWISNSLKKSGEYMTFSFNIDGAIQLFESAVESDYWSLLEETPKGMEIAIVRTESQLSWTQDVVERLESLASRESDESRGKVLVYVVSDSGHWIYKDQPERLLEIMTPKIASLVHFKL; this is encoded by the exons ATGTCGGTTATCGCATTCAAAGAGATCTTCAATTCATCATCCGGTGGAAGTGAAAAAACCTACAGTTTCACGGCCTTTCTAATTCACGGCTTATTGGGTTGCGGAGATGACTTTGCAGATTTCGCCAACTCCCTCGTTACTTCTCTCTCTACTG ATTGGAGGATGGTTCTTGTGGATTTGAGGTGTCATGGGAACTCAACTGATCGAGAAGGTTTAGCCCCACCTAATGACACTGCAAATGCTGCTAGAGATTTGGCAAACCTCGTGAAATCTCTTGATTGGGATTGGCCAGATGTTGTTATCGGCCATTCTTTAGGTGGTAAGGTGGCCTTGCAATATGCTTTAAGTTGTGCTAATGGTGATTATGGTGATTCAGCACAATTGCCTAAACAG GTATGGGTAATAGATGTTGGGCCTGGAAAAGCCGAAGATAAAAGTCAATATCAAGAACTGGTGGATGCGTTGCAAAAGTTGCATACACTTCCGTCGCTTTTCCCATCACAAGA gtggTTGTTGAATCAGATGATTGATCTTGGGTTTCCAAAGTTCTTATCAGAGTGGATAAGCAACAGCCTCAAGAAATCAGGAGAATACAtgacattttcattcaatattgaTGGTGCTATACAGCTGTTCGAATCCgccgt AGAAAGTGATTATTGGTCATTGCTTGAGGAAACTCCAAAGGGAATGGAGATAGCTATAGTGCGTACTGAAAGCCAACTCTCGTGGACTCAGGATGTGGTAGAGAGGCTCGAGAGTCTTGCTAGCCGAGAAAGTGATGAATCAAGAGGCAAAGTCTTGGTTTATGTTGTTTCCGATTCTGGACATTGGATTTACAAGGATCAACCAGAGAGGCTATTGGAGATTATGACCCCAAAAATAGCCTCTTTGGTTCATTTCAAGTTGTAA
- the LOC111902007 gene encoding uncharacterized protein LOC111902007: MSVIAFEEIFNSSSSSNKIEKPYTFTALLIHGLLGCRDDFVDFAKSLVSSLSTDWRMVVVDLRNHGRSVDREGLSPPHDTPNAARDLANLIKSLDWAWPDVVIGHSVGGKIALQFASSCANGDYGDSAQLPKQVWALDSVPGKVKNKSHYEEMEKAFHTLQTLPTPIQSQEWLVDHLMNLGFSKFLSEWISSSLKKFGEHMTFSFDIDGVIQMFESTRNSDYWSLLEEPPKGIEICVVRSESRVTWDPDVVKRLESLASRESDESRGKVSVHVVPRSGHWIYKDEPKRLLEVMTPKIAALVLLVSYQLD, from the exons ATGTCGGTTATTGCATTCGAAGAGATCTTCAATTCCTCATCATCATCCAATAAAATTGAAAAACCCTACACTTTCACTGCCTTGCTAATTCATGGCTTACTGGGTTGTCGAGACGACTTTGTAGATTTTGCTAAATCCCTCGTTTCGTCTCTCTCTACTG ATTGGAGGATGGTTGTTGTGGATTTGAGGAACCATGGAAGGTCGGTTGATCGAGAAGGTTTATCCCCACCTCACGACACACCAAATGCTGCTAGAGATTTAGCAAATCTCATTAAGTCTCTTGATTGGGCTTGGCCAGATGTTGTCATTGGGCATTCTGTTGGCGGCAAAATTGCCTTGCAATTTGCTTCAAGTTGTGCTAATGGTGATTATGGTGATTCAGCTCAGCTGCCTAAACAG GTGTGGGCATTGGATTCTGTACCTGGAAAAGTCAAGAATAAAAGTCATTATGAAGAAATGGAGAAAGCTTTCCATACACTACAGACACTTCCGACTCCCATCCAGTCACAAGA GTGGCTGGTAGATCATTTGATGAATCTTGGATTCTCAAAGTTCTTATCAGAGTGGATAAGTAGCAGTCTCAAGAAATTTGGagaacacatgacattttctttCGATATTGATGGTGTTATACAGATGTTTGAATCCACCAG GAATAGTGATTATTGGTCGTTGCTAGAGGAGCCTCCAAAGGGAATAGAGATATGTGTAGTGCGTAGTGAAAGCCGAGTCACGTGGGACCCGGATGTGGTCAAGAGGCTTGAGAGTCTTGCTAGCCGGGAAAGTGATGAATCAAGAGGCAAAGTCTCGGTTCATGTTGTTCCTCGTTCCGGACACTGGATTTACAAGGATGAACCAAAGAGGCTCTTGGAGGTTATGACCCCAAAAATCGCCGCTCTGGTTCTACTTGTAAGTTACCAGCTAGACTAG